In the Emcibacteraceae bacterium genome, GGGCCGAAATATCATGCCAGCAGAAGGACGCGCCCTACCCGCTTTGGGATATGACCTCAAGCGGCCTGACGGAAATATGGCCCAATGTAAGCCCCAATGCTTACCGTTGGAACGATATCAGCTACGCCGGTCAGAATTTCGGTGCGCTTTATATTGACTGGGAACTAAATGACCCGCTGATCGTGTTTGAAATTAATGACGCAGGCGGAAACCGGGTATTCAGCCATTCGATCATGTTAAGCAGTCTTGGTTTCAGCTGAAAAAACTGACCGAACGCAGCAGCTGTATCAGAAACAGGATCGCAAAAGAAATCCCGGAAAGTGCAAGCGCCCAGACAAACCGCCGCCGTTTAAGATCGCGGAGCAGGGAATTTTTCTGAATTTCATAGGCCAGTTCAAGTTTCCAGTCACTTTTATCAAAGGCGTCAAGATAACTGTCGAGGTCCGGATACTGTTCTTCCAGCAGGTAATAGCTGCGTTGAAGGTTTACCCCCTTAACCCCCAGTTTCGGCGCCGCACTGCGCGACGGGTAAAGCACATAACCGAACATGGCAATCGGCACCACCGCCAGCACCCAGAAAATCAGTACATAAAGCGTGGTATTTGCCGGGTCTTCCGGTGCCATTTCGCCGATTTTGGCAATGGTGCCAAGCGAAAATATAAAGCCGATGCTGACAATCTGCGCCTTTACATCATAGGCGCGGACCGCATTTTGAACCTGGGAAAGCGAATTTTGTAAAATTGAAAGTTGAACACTATCCATTGTCTCAGTATTGCTCATTTCGTGCTCATCCAATAAGATAGGTGGAGTATATATTTATGGCACTCTCTACGCCTCTCTGATGACAAAATTGTGTCAGATTTGTTAAAGTTATATGACCATCATTTTTTACTAAAAATGAATAAATAAGGACAAAAAAATGCCAAACACCCTTGAAATCTGCCGCGAGGACCGCGTGGTTCTTATCCGCCTTAACCGGCCGCAAGCGTTAAATGCCCTGAATAGTGAAATCATGCGGGAACTGATCGCGGAACTCACCCCCCTTGATAAGGACCCTGATGTGGGATGCTTCATCATTACCGGGTCGGAAAAGGCCTTCGCCGCCGGTGCCGATATCAAGGAAATGCAGTCAAAAACTTATATGGACATGTATACGCATGATTATTTTGCCGACTGGCAGAAATTCTGTGACTTCCGGACCCCAAAAATTGCCGCCGTGTCGGGCTTTGCCCTTGGTGGCGGCTGCGAGCTTGCCATGATGTGCGATTTTATCATCGCGGCAAAATCAGCCAAATTCGGCCAGCCGGAAATCA is a window encoding:
- a CDS encoding enoyl-CoA hydratase → MPNTLEICREDRVVLIRLNRPQALNALNSEIMRELIAELTPLDKDPDVGCFIITGSEKAFAAGADIKEMQSKTYMDMYTHDYFADWQKFCDFRTPKIAAVSGFALGGGCELAMMCDFIIAAKSAKFGQPEIKLGVIPGMGGSQRLTRLVGKSKAMDMILTGRMMDAEEAERCGLAARVVDDEKLLGEAMEAAKAISSYSKPAVMLAREAVDRALEGSLREGLIFERRIFHSLFATEDQKEGMAAFAEKRKPDFKGK